In Xyrauchen texanus isolate HMW12.3.18 chromosome 14, RBS_HiC_50CHRs, whole genome shotgun sequence, the following are encoded in one genomic region:
- the si:dkey-3d4.3 gene encoding leucine-zipper-like transcriptional regulator 1 homolog: MSQGSSACLWIPVSQHCPAPCDRFKHASCAHNGHVYLLGGREKCSLSDFWKYNVVCNEWVEISCNSEEAPDELEEHTMVAYQEFLYVFGGMQDSAYTNSKIPLWVFDTVKELWINWKTGSENVQEVTPANRKGHSAVTFGSSMYVYGGYIDIRGSTKEFWKFDFESRVWSLLSGVQDGPGPRHCHSAVTHQDCIYLYGGLQGLREKRDLWRWCTTSQNWSCIKFHSGPSKLVGHSAVLYKDSMLIYGGGETQSSPQNSLWSFNLKTNTWMKLPLLPGSTSPCRIYHCSIGLGLSFQPTAPNIHCRVIPNSHNISNKLRPFKNKCLPSHSTLQENCIELQTLRADNRKFLPDFTIALKESKPMGSCLTFENQEAVSEKRNSGGLAEETEDTMFLHMPDLLLVVGGKPLLGQHAISVWHMTLA, translated from the exons ATGAGCCAGGGGAGCAGTGCTTGTTTGTGGATCCCAGTGTCTCAGCACTGCCCTGCACCGTGTGATCGTTTCAAGCATGCTTCTTGTGCCCACAATGGACATGTGTACTTACTAGGAGGCAGAGAAAAATGCTCACTGAGCGATTTCTGGAAATATAATGTGG tatGTAATGAATGGGTAGAAATTTCCTGTAATAGTGAAGAGGCACCTGATGAACTGGAGGAGCACACCATGGTAGCATATCAG gaatttctctaTGTCTTTGGAGGAATGCAAGATTCAGCATATACTAACTCAAAAATACCTCTTTGGGTGTTTGATACAG TTAAAGAGCTCTGGATTAACTGGAAAACAGGGAGTGAAAATGTACAG GAAGTGACACCAGCAAACAGAAAGGGGCACAGTGCAGTCACCTTTGGGTCatctatgtatgtttatggtGGATATATTGATATAAGAGGATCGACAAAGGAATTCTGGAAATTTGATTTCG AGTCCAGAGTGTGGTCGCTACTAAGCGGTGTTCAAGATGGTCCTGGTCCCAGACATTGTCACTCAGCTGTGACGCACCAGGACTGTATTTACCTCTATGGTGGCCTTCAGGGCCTGAGAGAAAAGAGGGATCTGTGGAGATGGTGTACTACCAGTCAAAACTGGAGCTGCATCAAGTTCCA TTCAGGTCCATCCAAGCTGGTTGGCCACTCTGCTGTGTTATATAAAGATAGCATGCTCATCTATGGTGGAGGAGAAACCCAGAGTTCTCCTCAGAACAGCTTATGGAGTTTCAACCTGAAAACAAATACCTGGATGAAGCTGCCATTGCTGCCTGGATCTACTTCTCCGTGCCGGATCTATCACTGCAGCATTGGTTTAGGCCTCAGTTTTCAGCCCACAGCCCCAAACATCCACTGCAGGGTAATACCCAACTCTCACAACATCAGTAACAAGCTAAGGCCCTTTAAGAACAAGTGCTTACCATCCCACTCCACATTGCAAGAGAACTGCATTGAGCTCCAGACTCTCCGAGCAGACAACAGGAAGTTTTTACCAGATTTTACTATTGCACTGAAAGAATCAAAGCCTATGGGGAGCTGTCTCACCTTTGAGAACCAGGAGGCTGTTAGTGAGAAGCGGAATAGTGGTGGCCTGGCAGAGGAAACTGAGGACACCATGTTTCTCCATATGCCTGACTTGCTTTTAGTAGTGGGAGGTAAACCTCTACTAGGACAGCATGCTATTTCAGTGTGGCATATGACATTGGCATGA